In one Niallia taxi genomic region, the following are encoded:
- a CDS encoding ammonium transporter → MDSGDTTWMLVATAIVIFMHVPGLALFYGGLVSDRNVVSTMMHSFVSLLVITLVWVLWGYTLSFGTDNGGLIGGLEYLGFNGVGGEAAFGTYTIPHYTFAIFQCAFAAITVAIISGGIAGRISFPAWILFSVLWITFIYAPMAHWVWGGGWLAQLGELDFAGGTVVHILSGVSALTAAIIIGPRYEHLKKKNNPHNIVLFLIGAATLWFGWFGFNAGSALGANEVTALAFANTQVAASAGGLSWLLIEWKVRKRPTLVGTATGAIAGLVGITPAAGFVTVLSAIIIGVLAAPVSYYGINFIKEKFRYDDTLDAFGVHGLAGIWGSIATGIFATTSVNAAGNDGLLYGNPSLILHQVTGVATALILGVVGTFLILKIVKLFVPLRVTEEEELMGLDISLHEERAYNSTSESIDMNDSHVS, encoded by the coding sequence ATCGATTCAGGTGATACAACCTGGATGCTTGTTGCAACAGCGATTGTTATCTTTATGCATGTTCCAGGATTAGCTCTTTTTTATGGAGGACTTGTGAGTGATCGCAATGTTGTCTCCACAATGATGCACAGCTTTGTTAGCCTGTTAGTTATCACACTAGTGTGGGTGTTATGGGGTTATACGTTAAGCTTCGGAACAGATAATGGCGGACTTATCGGTGGCTTGGAATACTTAGGATTTAATGGGGTTGGTGGAGAAGCTGCGTTTGGGACTTATACGATTCCGCATTATACGTTTGCTATCTTCCAATGTGCCTTTGCAGCTATTACCGTTGCGATTATTTCTGGGGGGATTGCTGGGCGAATCTCTTTCCCTGCATGGATTCTCTTCAGTGTTTTATGGATTACCTTTATTTATGCACCGATGGCTCATTGGGTTTGGGGAGGCGGCTGGTTAGCTCAGCTTGGCGAACTTGACTTTGCTGGCGGAACTGTTGTTCATATTCTATCTGGAGTCAGTGCGCTTACTGCCGCTATCATCATTGGACCTAGATATGAACATTTGAAGAAGAAAAACAATCCACATAATATCGTTCTATTTTTAATTGGTGCTGCAACATTATGGTTTGGTTGGTTCGGCTTTAATGCAGGCAGCGCACTGGGCGCAAATGAGGTAACGGCACTTGCCTTTGCAAATACCCAAGTCGCGGCCTCTGCTGGCGGGTTGAGTTGGCTTTTAATTGAATGGAAAGTGCGCAAACGGCCAACCTTAGTCGGCACAGCCACAGGAGCAATTGCTGGTCTAGTTGGAATTACACCAGCAGCAGGGTTTGTAACAGTTCTATCTGCCATCATTATCGGTGTACTTGCTGCACCGGTTAGCTATTATGGAATTAACTTTATTAAAGAAAAATTCCGATATGATGATACATTAGATGCGTTTGGTGTACATGGTTTAGCTGGAATTTGGGGATCAATTGCAACAGGAATTTTCGCGACAACAAGTGTAAATGCAGCAGGCAATGACGGCTTGCTTTACGGGAATCCTAGCCTGATTCTCCACCAAGTTACAGGTGTGGCAACAGCATTAATTCTTGGTGTAGTTGGTACATTTCTTATCCTAAAAATAGTGAAATTATTTGTGCCTTTACGTGTTACAGAAGAAGAAGAATTAATGGGATTGGACATTAGTCTCCATGAAGAAAGAGCCTATAACTCAACAAGTGAGTCTATAGACATGAATGACTCACATGTATCATAA
- a CDS encoding YqcI/YcgG family protein, producing the protein MNSLFDKDTLEQNSPDGWQKEAFEAFKIKMTDKEKPFPCIPAVIGFTTNELRYGFLGDPRLDKSSSDFADLLKAYTGASRSFGKYTSLIVFYETPADLQQISVEQYEEIFWEQLVKLASLDDMEWPKHIPKNPEHSLWEFCFFGEQYFMYCATPAHINRQSRNSHNMMLAITPRWVLQEFNQKPTVAGRIKTKIRKRLGNYDSIDIHPALNSYGEVDNQEWKQYFLRDDDTIPIKCPYHRVLKALGLYDAKKE; encoded by the coding sequence ATTAATAGCCTGTTTGATAAGGATACTTTAGAACAAAACAGTCCTGATGGATGGCAGAAGGAAGCCTTTGAAGCGTTTAAAATAAAAATGACAGATAAAGAAAAGCCTTTTCCGTGCATTCCTGCGGTGATTGGATTTACCACAAATGAATTAAGATACGGATTTCTCGGTGATCCCAGACTAGATAAAAGCAGCTCTGATTTCGCTGATCTGCTGAAGGCCTACACAGGAGCATCTCGGTCCTTTGGAAAATACACCTCCCTAATTGTCTTTTATGAAACACCTGCTGACTTGCAGCAAATTAGTGTGGAACAATATGAAGAGATTTTTTGGGAGCAGCTAGTCAAACTAGCAAGCCTTGATGACATGGAATGGCCAAAACATATCCCTAAGAATCCTGAGCATTCTTTATGGGAATTTTGCTTTTTTGGTGAACAATACTTCATGTATTGTGCCACACCTGCACATATAAATCGGCAAAGCAGAAATTCACATAATATGATGCTTGCCATAACCCCAAGATGGGTGCTGCAGGAATTTAATCAAAAACCTACAGTAGCTGGGCGAATCAAAACTAAAATTCGAAAAAGACTTGGGAACTATGACTCAATCGACATTCATCCTGCTTTGAATAGTTATGGAGAAGTAGATAATCAAGAATGGAAGCAATATTTTCTCCGTGATGATGATACAATCCCAATAAAATGTCCGTATCATCGCGTTTTGAAAGCATTGGGCCTTTATGACGCAAAAAAGGAATAA
- a CDS encoding polysaccharide deacetylase family protein codes for MNKRRLIWTIIIVSVAFLFLFSAYKWMNSRTFQLVGTIVDHVETKEKLVALTFDDGPTGNVDDLLLLLDKYNAKATFFLIGRELKENLPTAEKIVAAGHQIGNHTYSHNRMVFKSLSFIKEEIETTDALIREAGFEGEIDFRPPNGKKLVGLPYYLNKNDRKTITWNLEPDSYYEKPKDKVNYVKENISPGSIILLHPMYDKTGNEYKTTEGIISVLTDMGYRFVTINELQEAESR; via the coding sequence TTGAACAAGAGGCGGTTAATTTGGACGATAATAATTGTGTCAGTTGCTTTCTTATTTTTATTTAGTGCATATAAATGGATGAACTCACGTACATTTCAATTGGTTGGCACTATAGTAGATCATGTGGAAACAAAGGAAAAGCTGGTAGCTTTGACATTTGATGACGGACCGACAGGAAATGTGGATGACCTCCTTCTGCTTTTGGACAAATATAATGCCAAGGCAACCTTTTTTCTAATAGGAAGAGAACTGAAAGAAAATTTACCAACTGCAGAAAAGATAGTAGCCGCAGGGCATCAAATCGGCAACCATACCTATTCACATAATCGTATGGTTTTCAAATCTCTTAGCTTTATTAAAGAAGAAATAGAAACCACGGATGCATTAATACGGGAGGCAGGCTTTGAAGGAGAAATAGATTTTCGTCCGCCTAACGGTAAAAAACTAGTAGGATTGCCCTATTATTTAAACAAAAATGACAGAAAAACAATTACATGGAATCTTGAGCCTGACAGTTATTATGAGAAACCAAAAGATAAAGTGAATTATGTTAAGGAAAATATAAGCCCAGGCTCCATTATATTGCTTCACCCAATGTATGATAAGACAGGAAATGAATATAAAACAACTGAAGGGATAATATCGGTATTAACAGATATGGGATACAGGTTTGTAACCATAAATGAGCTTCAAGAAGCAGAAAGTAGATGA
- a CDS encoding sensor domain-containing diguanylate cyclase — MDFTQHLSFLKHHEGELRLLIDMIEEFIVLKDGSGKWILANKKVIETYCLASISYQGKTDLELAELIPELEEKFINNYQTDKEAWNYGSSFKMEKSLFDQHGVENTWEVIKTPVFDDEGNRSHLIIVSRNITDRKKSEELLYQREQKFRVITENMKDIILLVNSNGFIQYASPSYEKVLGINRDLLKRENILTQVHPNDVSDIQERLEKVSTRKTLEHKFELRLIDANKQYRWFEANCSCVKKQSDDLEYIILAAREISERKQYEHRLEKMAYQDYLTKIPNRRSLMESLPNLIKNAAENEKLLAIAYLDLDFFKQINDTYGHEIGDRLLALYVKRIESNLRETDKIARVGGDEFIITIEVLNSKEEAVKIISRLCESLKEPWKIDDEHMLLTTSSLGVSLYPTDDTAIEALLNKADIALYAAKNNGRGRYQFYSEATCHI; from the coding sequence ATGGACTTTACTCAGCACCTTTCTTTTTTGAAGCATCATGAGGGCGAGCTTCGCCTGCTTATTGATATGATTGAGGAATTTATTGTCTTAAAGGACGGTTCAGGCAAATGGATTTTGGCGAATAAAAAAGTCATTGAAACATATTGTTTAGCTTCTATTTCGTATCAAGGCAAAACAGATCTGGAGCTTGCTGAATTGATTCCAGAATTGGAAGAAAAGTTTATTAATAATTATCAAACAGATAAAGAAGCATGGAATTATGGCAGTTCCTTTAAGATGGAAAAATCCTTATTTGATCAACATGGTGTTGAAAATACTTGGGAGGTTATAAAGACCCCTGTATTTGATGATGAGGGAAACAGAAGTCATTTGATTATCGTTTCCCGCAACATAACGGACCGAAAAAAATCAGAGGAATTACTATATCAACGTGAGCAAAAATTTAGAGTGATTACTGAAAACATGAAGGATATTATCCTGCTCGTTAACAGTAATGGTTTCATTCAGTATGCCTCGCCATCTTATGAAAAAGTATTGGGTATAAACCGTGACTTGCTAAAACGAGAAAACATCTTAACACAAGTTCACCCAAATGATGTAAGTGACATACAAGAGCGGCTTGAAAAGGTGTCAACAAGGAAAACACTTGAACATAAATTTGAATTAAGACTAATTGATGCAAACAAGCAATATCGATGGTTTGAAGCAAACTGCTCTTGTGTGAAAAAGCAATCCGATGATTTAGAGTATATCATTTTAGCTGCAAGAGAAATTTCTGAACGGAAACAGTATGAACACCGTCTGGAAAAAATGGCTTATCAAGATTACTTAACAAAAATACCTAATAGACGGTCTTTAATGGAGAGCCTGCCTAATTTAATAAAGAATGCAGCGGAAAACGAAAAATTGCTAGCAATTGCATATCTTGATCTTGACTTTTTTAAACAAATTAATGACACATACGGACATGAAATCGGTGACAGGTTGTTGGCACTGTATGTGAAAAGGATAGAAAGTAATTTACGTGAGACAGATAAAATTGCAAGAGTAGGTGGAGATGAATTCATCATTACGATTGAGGTGCTTAACAGTAAAGAAGAAGCAGTTAAAATCATCTCCAGATTATGTGAGAGTCTTAAAGAGCCTTGGAAAATAGATGATGAGCATATGCTGCTAACAACCTCTTCATTGGGTGTTTCCTTGTACCCAACGGATGATACGGCTATTGAAGCATTATTGAATAAGGCGGATATCGCATTATATGCTGCTAAAAATAACGGCAGAGGGCGATATCAATTTTATTCAGAAGCGACTTGTCATATTTAG
- a CDS encoding PhzF family phenazine biosynthesis protein, with translation MKSLPLFHIDAFTPKSFGGNPAGVVPNADSLTEVEEQKIANELNLSETAFLLQSSDDTADYYSN, from the coding sequence ATGAAATCGTTACCACTTTTCCATATCGATGCTTTTACTCCCAAATCGTTTGGCGGTAATCCTGCAGGTGTTGTGCCAAATGCAGATAGTTTGACTGAAGTGGAAGAGCAGAAAATTGCGAATGAATTAAATTTGTCTGAAACAGCTTTTTTGCTGCAATCATCTGATGATACTGCAGATTATTATTCTAACTAA
- a CDS encoding globin-coupled sensor protein encodes MIFTKKREKQGIDAQFTLRDVELNIDTHSEVYKQVQMIGLTSEDLIQIKRMHPFVLQHIDAIVDRFYKNLENEPSLLRIINDNSSIERLKKTLRTHICEMFAGEVNSQFIEKRIRIAHVHVRIGLQTKWYMCAFQDLLLSLLAIIEEHFPNKESHMPMIRAVSKILNLEQQLVLEAYDAESARIKEAAEKDKSLIRHSVTEASQNLASISEETNQSFQSLITQSNDIIVFAKKGADLARLAEGKALQGKQQINSQADNMININQKVNDISKDVHALLSITNQMAEIINIVKGIADQTNLLSLNAAIEAAKAGEHGLGFAVVAGEVRKLSDDTKKSVANVAALIQNTNGQTEKLTASLDEIMDEITKGNESMQETAEHFQHIFEAMRETKVQNNRIDEELASFLHVINEMGIDFKEVAVSADKLTLIANDME; translated from the coding sequence ATGATTTTTACAAAAAAGAGAGAAAAACAGGGTATAGATGCCCAGTTCACTTTAAGGGATGTAGAGTTGAACATTGATACACATAGTGAGGTCTATAAACAGGTCCAAATGATTGGTTTAACGTCAGAGGATTTAATCCAAATAAAAAGAATGCATCCATTTGTGCTGCAGCATATAGATGCAATTGTAGATAGATTTTATAAAAATCTGGAAAATGAGCCGTCTCTGTTGAGGATTATTAATGATAACAGCTCGATTGAACGATTGAAAAAAACTTTACGGACACATATATGTGAAATGTTTGCAGGTGAAGTAAATTCACAGTTTATTGAAAAGCGTATTCGCATTGCCCATGTTCATGTCAGGATTGGCTTACAGACTAAATGGTATATGTGTGCATTTCAGGATTTGCTTCTGTCACTACTAGCAATAATAGAGGAACACTTTCCTAATAAAGAGTCACATATGCCGATGATAAGAGCTGTATCAAAAATACTAAATTTAGAACAACAACTCGTGTTAGAGGCTTATGATGCCGAATCAGCAAGGATTAAGGAAGCAGCGGAAAAGGATAAAAGCCTTATCCGTCACAGTGTTACAGAAGCCTCTCAAAACCTGGCATCCATTTCAGAGGAAACGAATCAATCGTTTCAAAGTCTTATTACCCAGTCAAATGATATTATTGTTTTCGCCAAAAAAGGTGCAGATCTTGCGAGACTTGCAGAAGGCAAGGCTTTACAAGGAAAACAACAGATTAACAGCCAAGCAGACAATATGATAAACATCAATCAAAAGGTAAATGACATTTCAAAGGATGTCCATGCTTTGCTTTCTATCACAAACCAAATGGCCGAAATTATCAATATTGTCAAAGGAATTGCCGACCAAACCAATCTTCTTTCATTAAATGCTGCAATCGAAGCAGCGAAAGCAGGGGAACATGGCTTAGGTTTTGCCGTTGTTGCCGGCGAGGTGAGGAAGCTTTCCGATGATACGAAAAAATCTGTCGCAAATGTAGCAGCACTAATCCAGAATACAAATGGCCAAACGGAAAAATTAACTGCTTCCCTAGATGAAATTATGGATGAGATTACAAAAGGCAATGAAAGTATGCAGGAAACTGCAGAGCACTTCCAGCATATTTTTGAAGCGATGCGTGAAACAAAAGTGCAAAATAATCGAATAGATGAGGAGCTAGCTTCGTTCCTTCATGTAATAAATGAAATGGGCATTGATTTCAAAGAAGTAGCTGTATCTGCGGACAAATTAACCTTGATAGCTAATGATATGGAATAA
- a CDS encoding DUF378 domain-containing protein, giving the protein MTALQKTALVLTIIGAINWGLIGFFQWDLVAAIFGGQDAALSRIIYGVVGIAGLINIGMLFMSPKERTSDQHVRTNH; this is encoded by the coding sequence ATGACAGCATTACAGAAAACAGCATTAGTTCTTACTATTATCGGGGCAATTAACTGGGGGTTAATCGGATTCTTCCAATGGGATCTAGTTGCAGCAATTTTCGGCGGACAAGATGCAGCATTATCTAGAATTATTTACGGCGTAGTTGGTATTGCAGGATTAATTAATATCGGTATGTTATTTATGTCTCCGAAGGAACGAACTTCTGATCAGCATGTAAGAACAAACCACTAA
- a CDS encoding H-type small acid-soluble spore protein, whose translation MDINRAKQILSSPAEIEVQYNGVSIWIDEIKEEDQTAVVHLVGGIEERTEVDIASLKEM comes from the coding sequence GTGGACATCAATAGAGCGAAACAGATCTTATCTTCTCCTGCAGAAATCGAAGTCCAATACAACGGAGTATCCATCTGGATTGATGAGATTAAAGAGGAAGATCAGACGGCCGTTGTGCATTTAGTTGGCGGTATAGAAGAAAGAACAGAAGTGGATATTGCGAGCTTAAAAGAAATGTAA
- a CDS encoding CobW family GTP-binding protein gives MKTDVYLINGFLGSGKTSTLLKCMQYFKTMNKKYAIILNELGNANLEKHLFEDESLFELLNGCVCCSVKDDLRTTLDEVAALAHNQKIDIVLLEGTGVANPSEIIDTFQEERFKEHFRLKESICVVDGLRVSEYTSIFSSTKEVRQLQKEQIERGSLLILNKMDQLTEKAAIEKAEKIIRKYNKQAPIIHTAYGDGITLYLDGNDTTIPLPKEAEGGHHHHHHHHIKAVKLHFNQVASKQDILTMLEQYEDKLFRAKGIVKIKEDKEWYHFQYASGLMEWQKLDKSPHYAGEIVLIGDNLQKEELHI, from the coding sequence ATGAAAACAGATGTCTATTTAATTAACGGTTTTTTAGGCAGCGGCAAGACGAGCACCCTGTTGAAATGCATGCAATATTTTAAGACGATGAACAAAAAATACGCGATTATTCTTAATGAATTAGGGAATGCCAATTTGGAAAAGCATTTATTTGAAGATGAGTCACTATTTGAGCTGTTAAACGGCTGTGTATGCTGCTCTGTCAAAGATGATTTGCGCACAACTCTAGATGAAGTTGCCGCTTTAGCGCATAATCAAAAAATAGATATAGTGCTTCTAGAAGGAACAGGTGTAGCTAATCCATCGGAAATAATCGACACCTTTCAAGAGGAGCGATTTAAGGAACATTTTCGGCTAAAGGAAAGTATATGTGTGGTGGATGGTCTGCGTGTCAGCGAATATACAAGTATCTTTTCCAGCACGAAGGAAGTAAGGCAGCTTCAGAAAGAGCAGATTGAAAGAGGCAGCCTGCTTATTTTAAATAAAATGGATCAACTAACAGAAAAAGCAGCGATTGAAAAAGCAGAAAAAATAATCCGAAAATACAATAAACAAGCACCGATTATTCATACAGCTTATGGAGATGGCATCACTCTTTATTTAGACGGAAATGATACAACCATCCCTTTACCTAAAGAGGCAGAGGGAGGACACCATCACCACCACCACCATCATATTAAAGCAGTTAAGCTTCATTTTAACCAAGTGGCATCAAAGCAGGATATATTAACAATGCTAGAACAGTATGAGGATAAGCTGTTTAGAGCAAAAGGAATTGTAAAAATTAAAGAAGACAAAGAATGGTATCATTTTCAGTATGCTTCAGGGCTAATGGAATGGCAAAAGCTAGACAAAAGTCCACATTATGCAGGTGAAATTGTACTTATTGGTGATAACTTACAAAAAGAAGAGTTACATATATAA
- a CDS encoding permease: MSIPTSIKDVIVFALFLFLMYLFFFGDVSALPFIEQLLSEDVQSIFIVFLAIFLEALPFLLLGAIASSVINIYVSEAMIARVIPKNPIAAIFVGVLVAVITPVCECAIIPVVRRLIQKGVPVHVGVVLLMCAPILNFIVFGSTYYAFRLNMPIVYGRFIICVLAAVIVGFIMHHYFSKKNVLKMHKEDLVGNVPINENKGDSRWKGILHHTSFEFFAVAKYFIIGALFAAIAQVYFQDVLYGLAGENPFKGTAVMMALAYILSLCSEADAFVAVSFAKTFQPEAILGFLVFGPILDFKNTLVMLASFRFKFVLVFIMVVSVIVFTLSILAGYFL; encoded by the coding sequence ATGTCCATACCTACTAGTATAAAAGATGTTATCGTATTTGCATTATTCCTATTTTTGATGTATTTATTTTTCTTCGGAGATGTTTCAGCCCTTCCGTTTATTGAGCAATTACTGTCAGAGGATGTTCAGTCTATTTTCATCGTTTTTCTTGCTATTTTTCTTGAGGCACTGCCTTTTCTTCTACTTGGAGCAATTGCTTCGTCTGTTATCAATATTTATGTATCAGAAGCAATGATTGCTAGAGTTATTCCGAAAAATCCAATCGCCGCTATTTTTGTTGGGGTTCTTGTTGCTGTTATCACGCCTGTGTGTGAATGTGCAATTATCCCTGTGGTCCGGAGGCTCATTCAAAAAGGGGTTCCTGTTCATGTCGGAGTCGTATTGCTGATGTGTGCACCGATTTTAAATTTTATTGTATTCGGCAGCACCTATTACGCATTCAGATTAAATATGCCGATTGTATATGGTAGATTTATCATTTGTGTTTTGGCTGCTGTTATCGTCGGTTTTATCATGCATCATTACTTCTCCAAAAAAAACGTTTTAAAAATGCATAAAGAAGATTTAGTCGGAAATGTTCCTATTAACGAAAATAAAGGTGATTCCAGGTGGAAAGGAATACTTCATCATACTAGCTTTGAATTTTTTGCAGTCGCTAAGTATTTCATTATTGGCGCGCTATTTGCCGCAATTGCGCAAGTCTATTTCCAGGATGTATTATATGGACTTGCAGGGGAGAATCCGTTTAAGGGAACGGCTGTTATGATGGCTTTAGCTTATATTCTGTCATTATGCTCAGAAGCAGATGCATTTGTGGCAGTATCTTTCGCAAAAACCTTCCAGCCAGAAGCAATTTTAGGCTTCCTTGTTTTTGGACCGATTCTGGATTTCAAAAACACGCTTGTTATGCTCGCATCCTTTCGATTTAAATTTGTACTTGTTTTTATTATGGTTGTCTCTGTGATTGTCTTTACCTTGTCCATTCTCGCAGGGTATTTCCTATAA
- a CDS encoding TIGR03943 family putative permease subunit: MRLRWSPLWQLSNEMQGIIMIGFSLLIFKLYAKNMITAFVAPKMEPYLLISMGALFLLGFFRLLNSNLKGADCDCDVCDENVPPWKLALNYCFFLAPLVLFFSINDYSLHDEALSKLTAHDGNTTELANSPQTKGEVQAVVNDKKQIEVGDDNYFQVMDVLNNKLDDVEGASIVIKGFIYREDGFSENEAVIARYVMTHCIVDLSIYGYMLNGDLHAAKTNGWYEIRGTVIKQEMDGQVMPAIKVDSVKTADPPKDEYLYMF, translated from the coding sequence ATGAGGTTGCGGTGGAGTCCGTTGTGGCAGCTTTCGAATGAAATGCAAGGAATTATTATGATCGGTTTTAGTCTTTTGATTTTTAAGCTTTATGCGAAAAATATGATTACTGCCTTTGTTGCGCCAAAGATGGAGCCGTATTTGCTTATATCGATGGGAGCCTTGTTTTTGCTCGGTTTCTTTCGGCTGTTAAACAGCAATTTAAAAGGCGCTGATTGTGACTGTGATGTATGTGATGAAAATGTGCCCCCGTGGAAGCTTGCGCTAAACTATTGCTTCTTTTTAGCACCGCTTGTGTTGTTTTTTTCGATAAATGATTACTCTCTACATGATGAAGCGTTGTCCAAGTTAACTGCTCATGATGGCAATACAACAGAGCTTGCTAATAGTCCGCAAACAAAAGGGGAGGTACAAGCTGTCGTTAATGATAAAAAGCAAATAGAGGTAGGAGACGATAATTATTTCCAGGTAATGGACGTACTGAACAATAAGCTTGATGATGTGGAAGGAGCATCAATCGTCATTAAGGGGTTTATATATAGGGAGGACGGCTTCTCTGAAAACGAGGCAGTTATTGCTAGATATGTAATGACACATTGCATTGTGGATTTATCTATTTACGGATATATGCTAAATGGGGACTTGCACGCTGCTAAAACAAATGGCTGGTATGAAATCAGAGGAACTGTTATTAAACAAGAAATGGATGGGCAAGTGATGCCGGCAATTAAAGTGGACAGCGTAAAGACAGCAGATCCTCCCAAAGACGAGTATTTATATATGTTCTAG
- the thiM gene encoding hydroxyethylthiazole kinase — protein MTNVNNRKDVAGLLTRMREKAPLIHNITNVVVTNFTANGLLAIGASPVMAYAKEEVEEMATIADALVLNIGTLTADNVESMIIAGKAANAANTPVILDPVGAGATSFRTKSIERILNNVKISLLRGNAAEVANVAGMEAEIKGVDSVSSLEDHAVIAVHAAKKIGVSVCITGERDVVTDGQELYYVGNGHPIMTKVTGAGCLLSSCLAAFIAVEDDVVRASIAGLAAYGIAAEKAVNSNPAIGPGSFQAAFLDELNSISEEDINQYKKIEGSQGE, from the coding sequence ATGACAAACGTAAATAATCGAAAAGATGTGGCAGGACTTCTGACGAGGATGAGGGAAAAAGCACCGCTCATCCACAATATCACAAATGTTGTGGTTACGAATTTTACAGCAAATGGTTTGCTTGCAATCGGAGCATCACCTGTGATGGCTTATGCAAAAGAAGAGGTTGAAGAAATGGCGACAATAGCAGATGCTCTTGTATTAAATATCGGCACATTAACAGCTGATAATGTAGAAAGCATGATTATTGCAGGGAAAGCAGCAAATGCAGCCAACACACCTGTAATCCTTGATCCAGTTGGTGCTGGCGCCACAAGCTTTCGCACAAAAAGTATTGAGCGCATCCTTAATAATGTGAAAATCAGTCTATTAAGGGGAAATGCTGCAGAAGTGGCGAATGTGGCAGGAATGGAAGCGGAAATCAAAGGAGTTGATTCTGTTTCTTCATTAGAAGATCATGCCGTCATCGCTGTTCATGCTGCCAAAAAAATTGGTGTGTCAGTGTGTATTACAGGGGAAAGAGACGTAGTGACAGACGGGCAGGAACTTTATTATGTTGGAAATGGCCATCCTATCATGACAAAGGTAACAGGAGCAGGCTGTCTATTGTCGTCGTGTTTAGCAGCATTTATTGCCGTGGAAGACGATGTTGTGCGTGCAAGCATTGCAGGCCTTGCGGCTTATGGCATTGCTGCTGAAAAAGCAGTTAACAGCAATCCGGCGATTGGGCCGGGAAGCTTTCAAGCTGCCTTCTTGGACGAGCTTAACAGCATAAGTGAAGAGGATATAAACCAGTATAAAAAAATCGAAGGATCTCAAGGTGAGTGA
- the thiD gene encoding bifunctional hydroxymethylpyrimidine kinase/phosphomethylpyrimidine kinase, with protein MSDMKRNIALTIAGSDSGGGAGIQADLKTFQELGVYGMSAITAVTAQNTLGVDAVYPIPLDAIEKQIDAVATDIGTDAVKTGMLFDSNIIELVAAKITKYKWDNVVVDPVMIAKGGASLLQREAIAALKHQLLPLATVITPNIPEAEELTGFSIHTMEEKKEAARTLHSLGVKHVIMKGGHGEGNDLVDLLYDGNAFFTLESKRINTKNTHGTGCTFAAAMAAALAKGMSVHKSFEIAKRFVYLAIKHDLNIGKGHGPTNHWAYADHRTSKE; from the coding sequence GTGAGTGACATGAAGCGCAATATAGCATTGACGATAGCAGGTTCTGACAGCGGTGGCGGTGCAGGAATACAGGCAGATTTAAAGACATTTCAGGAGCTGGGTGTTTACGGTATGTCGGCAATTACAGCAGTGACTGCTCAAAATACGTTAGGAGTCGATGCAGTCTATCCAATCCCGCTTGATGCGATTGAAAAACAAATTGATGCAGTCGCAACAGATATTGGCACAGATGCAGTTAAGACTGGGATGCTTTTTGATAGTAATATTATTGAGCTTGTTGCTGCAAAAATAACTAAGTACAAATGGGATAATGTCGTAGTGGACCCTGTCATGATCGCAAAAGGTGGCGCAAGTCTGTTGCAAAGGGAAGCTATTGCTGCATTAAAACACCAACTTCTTCCATTAGCAACAGTCATTACGCCAAATATTCCAGAGGCTGAGGAGCTGACAGGCTTTTCTATCCATACAATGGAGGAAAAAAAGGAAGCTGCAAGAACCCTGCATAGTCTTGGGGTAAAGCATGTTATTATGAAGGGTGGTCATGGAGAGGGCAATGATTTAGTAGATTTGCTCTATGATGGAAATGCCTTTTTTACCCTTGAATCGAAAAGAATAAATACCAAAAACACGCACGGAACTGGCTGTACCTTTGCTGCTGCAATGGCAGCAGCATTAGCAAAAGGCATGTCTGTACATAAGTCATTTGAAATCGCCAAAAGATTTGTGTATTTGGCAATAAAGCATGATTTAAACATTGGCAAAGGTCATGGACCGACAAATCATTGGGCATATGCAGATCACCGAACGTCAAAAGAATAA